taTTTCACAATTTATAGATTAAATATTGGCCTCTAACGTCAAACTTTTCTTTACAATGGAAAGAAATAATGATACATGTATTAGTACGTTCAAAGTATTACATAATGAGATATTAAAGTTTTATCATGGTTGTTATTTTTATCGCATGGTATGAAATTTAATCGTGTTTTATTTCCAAAGTATTCGGCGAAAAAAGTGGTTTTTATTGCCTTTTAGTGAGGTCGATAAGCCGTAACTGACCACAGCTTTTATCACTAATAACTAGACCAATGAAAATTACCATGAATATACATTATATCTACACTTATTGCCTTTTAGAGAGGTTGATATGAAGATTATCCCTTTTCCCAGGTAGATAAATTCCCATATTGACCaaacctaaaaggcaacaataTTATATCGAATATCTGACAGACCATATCAGAAAAATCCATATATTTGCAGCGgttggtcatttttccagtgtaTGACGCCACCGTATTATTTGAAATGACTACAAACATAggtttattaattattttgtttatttaatgtatatttttacatTCAATTGGTCTTAGTCTAATGTTTAGCAATAAAAAGGCGTACTGACTTTCAGAAGGAGCCGTAAACACGAAGTTCTTCCAGCATTGACGTCATAGAAAATTGACGTTCAACGATGTAGAGTTTAAGACCGAAACGATTTGACGTTACCATCGAGTTGTAGAATTTGATAATAGAAGAATTGTTGTCTTTAAGGTTCAGTCCATATGAGCATTTATGCAACAAAGGCAGTAATTCAATAACACACATACaataatactataatatgaaataaaatgacttTTCACAGTTGAAGAAACAACAGCAAATTATGTCAGTTACCTGTCAACGCTATAAGTTTTAACAGAGAATCGGTCTTTCACATAAATGGGAGATGCATTCTCTCACATGCACACATGTCaagcaattatttcaaaacttttaaggGTACGCAGTGCTAGCTACAAACAAGCGTCTTCACTGAACACGTTTTGTTGACTGCATTTAAAACATTCGCTTCATGGATAATAATATGTAGTTTATTGGTCTTATATTATTCTTAGTCTAATACTTTTTTCTGCCTTTCTTAGTGCAGCTGTCCGTATCTACCAAGTCTCCTGTCATGATTTTTTGTATTACGCACATATCTATAACCACAAAAGCCAACAAACAAAACTACCATTCCTATACCCATCCCTCCAATAAAGGATCCAGCATCAAAAGAATGTTCTGAGCGTGCTTTTTGTGTTGTTGCTACCGTTTTTGTTGGTGTTGTGCTTGCACTTGTTTTTAGCCGACTTGTTTCAGTATGAGGGACAAAAGTGGTTAGACTTGAATTTCCGGATGGTGTCGTTCCTGATGTATATGATGATACTGTAGTTGTTCCTGACTGGCCTGTTGGAACTGCAGTAGAAAGATCAGCGTCGGTTGTAGGGATGGGTTGTTTTGATGTAAATTGTTCGGTAGTTGACGTTACAGTTGTTTCTATTGTTGGATTTTCGGTGATGTTTGGATTATATGTACTTGTGTCCATGCTTGTGTTCGAAATTGCGGGTGTAAATGTTGTAGCATTTGTGGTATCATTACTATCGGTTGTCGCAGTGTAGCTTTCTGTCGTCTGGGTTGAACTTGACACAATGCCACAATACAAAGCTGAAAGTAAAAAGTACAAAATGTTCACAACCTCTTCAGCTGCCTACTGTTTTTCCACCTCTGGTTTGTTTTGTATGTCAATTCCATGCTGTATATACATTTAGTAAGTACATCTAAAGAAGGTTTACATTCCTTTGATGACATTGCTTTTACAAAAAAAGGTGATGGTTCGATTTCTAGCAGGATTAGACTATATCGTATCTTAGCGCCACCAAGCGGATTAGACGAAGTGCAGCTACACTTAATTAACCTTCTAACGCCCCTATTTATCGGTACAATTTAGAATAATATGTTGTTAAATAACTCTAAGACTTAATAAAGCCTGTTACCAGTTCCGTTGTCTAACTCGTACTAGAATCGTACTTTGGAATCGTGACAAGAAGAGAGCGAAATTTCAAGGGGCTACATAATTCAATTATATAATGTGTGATAATAAGAAACGTGCCAATAAATGTCCGGCTTATCATACTACAATGTGAGGAATAAATATTTGCCTTTGTAAGTCAATCCaaccgttcgtccgtccgtttcAGAGAAAATTTGTGTTACATATATCTCCAAACATTTTTGACCTACTATCATGGAACCTTTTAGGAATATTATACAACATCAGAAGCGGTGCATCTGAGTTTTTGTTTTAACTTCTAAGCACATATTGCTCAAGATAAGCTTTTGTGATTTCTTTGTGTCCGTGGACCGCCATgcactctctagaggtcacatcaTTCCGATCTATATAAAAtctggttagaatgtttgtcattATCACATCctgattaaatttgaaattagGTCATATTGTATGCATCGGAGGTCAAAAAGTAGAtaaaatagtaagaaaaaaaaacgttacttATATTCAAAGgctacattttctacctgatcgtCATGAAACTTTGTTACAATGTGTGTCTCTGTAACTTCtgtcaaatttaaaattaagtaTTCAGATTTGACCTAGTCATGCTAGTTATCTcgtttgaccctagataacctcgttttaaattctacattgaTACATTGATTTTgtgcagaaaaatatatttactgaatttaataaaatatcaaatagaaaatattgtatCTATGTGATATTTGTCCATCACTTAACCTTGTTTTGACCTTACATAAACTTGGTTCAAATTAGATTAAGATATTATTGAGAAAAACATACGGACAAGACTTTAAGAAGAGTGGTTAAAAGTGACTTAAGACACTAGAACACGGAGAAAATACGCACCGCCCGGGGATCAGACACACGACCGAGCTTATCGGGCGGgctaaatacttttgaaataagtcccttgaaatatcttttatcttCTAAATTCGATTATGTCTATTGCATTTAGCCAGAGTTGTGACACCTTCTTAGACAAAACTTTAAACATTGCAAtaatcatactaaatatctaGTACATAGTAAAGCACGACCATAATACACATCAGAGGTATAATGATATACATATAAAGATAGCAATTAATATTCATATTCAATCTCTTTATTCTTTTTTCTAGCGGATGTTAGGCATTCATGGTTTCAAAATgtgattcatttttttctatttagatttgttaaaactttCGCCCTCtcaaaaaattaaaagatttttctttttctgatttcGATTTTGAGGGGTTCTTCTGTTCAGACATGTCTAACGTTAAAATAGAGGAACCAGAAGTTGTATATTAATTTGGGTATGGGAATTTATCTAAGTAAGTAAGCCGTTTGCAACAA
This is a stretch of genomic DNA from Mercenaria mercenaria strain notata chromosome 4, MADL_Memer_1, whole genome shotgun sequence. It encodes these proteins:
- the LOC123552176 gene encoding porimin-like; translation: MKTLTSLVFIFGYLTALYCGIVSSSTQTTESYTATTDSNDTTNATTFTPAISNTSMDTSTYNPNITENPTIETTVTSTTEQFTSKQPIPTTDADLSTAVPTGQSGTTTVSSYTSGTTPSGNSSLTTFVPHTETSRLKTSASTTPTKTVATTQKARSEHSFDAGSFIGGMGIGMVVLFVGFCGYRYVRNTKNHDRRLGRYGQLH